One Methylomonas sp. LL1 DNA window includes the following coding sequences:
- a CDS encoding ABC transporter permease subunit — protein sequence MPETQSSPATSTLLQLSSSDAYQRWRLLKDKIVAHAVVIGGLSIIGAIVLIFFYLLYVVFPLLLSSHAEPVSSYAAPEPALGSTVFLSMEEQNEVGVRFTDQGKAIFFNAANGQVIRVDALPIPAGAQITSYAHGGVDKGVIAYGLSDGRAVVIKHDYKQTYPDGKRLITPSISYPLGAEPIVLDNDGQALTKITLKLSDQSSSFLAKTAGNRLILSTLTKKESMFDDEASWERGDAILDVTANDIDFMLIDKEFRNLYLAGRAGDLAVVDISDKSLPVIKHKINVMTKGAQITSMEFLNGDISVLIGDSAGELGQWTIVRDKQNHYSVQKLRSFKVSDAPLITINPEQRRKGLLVADANGAIGIYNTTAERELIKEKVSKGKPLAVTLSPRANALLLQTEDGNINYWKVENEHPEVSWSSLWGKVWYESYAEPAYIWQSSAASNDFEPKMSLTPLVFGTLKASFYAMLVAIPLALFGAIYTGYFMAPGVRQYVKPGIEIMGALPTVILGFLAGLWLAPFVEMHLTGIFALLMIVPLGVMVFAYYWQHAPKQIRNKIPEGWDAIVLVPIIIVCSWLAFELSPVIETVCFGGDLRIWMRNEFGIGYDQRNTLVVGLAMGFAVIPMVFSIAEDAIFSVPKHLTTGSLALGATPWQTLAKVVILTASPGIFSAVMIGLGRAVGETMIVLMATGNTPVMDLSIFQGLRTLSANIAVEMPESEVNSTHYRVLFLAALVLFMFTFIVNSLAELIRQNLRQKYSSL from the coding sequence ATGCCTGAAACCCAATCCTCTCCGGCGACATCGACGCTGTTACAACTATCCTCCAGCGATGCGTATCAGCGCTGGCGACTTTTAAAAGACAAAATCGTGGCGCACGCCGTCGTGATCGGCGGTTTAAGCATTATCGGCGCGATCGTGTTGATCTTTTTTTATCTGCTTTACGTGGTTTTTCCGCTGTTGTTATCTTCGCATGCCGAACCGGTAAGCAGCTATGCAGCGCCGGAACCGGCATTGGGCAGCACGGTGTTCTTGTCGATGGAGGAGCAAAACGAGGTCGGCGTACGCTTCACCGACCAAGGTAAGGCCATATTTTTTAATGCCGCCAACGGCCAGGTGATTCGAGTCGATGCGTTACCGATACCGGCCGGCGCGCAAATTACCAGTTACGCCCATGGCGGCGTGGATAAGGGCGTGATTGCCTATGGCCTGTCGGATGGCCGCGCCGTGGTAATCAAGCACGATTACAAACAAACTTATCCGGACGGAAAACGGCTGATTACGCCGTCGATTTCCTATCCGTTGGGAGCCGAACCGATAGTATTGGATAACGACGGGCAAGCCCTGACAAAAATCACCCTGAAGTTGAGCGACCAAAGCAGCAGCTTTCTGGCTAAAACCGCCGGCAACCGCTTGATTTTGAGCACCCTGACTAAAAAAGAATCGATGTTCGACGACGAGGCAAGCTGGGAGCGCGGCGACGCTATCCTGGACGTGACCGCCAACGACATCGATTTCATGTTGATTGACAAGGAATTCCGCAATCTGTATCTGGCCGGACGCGCTGGCGATCTGGCGGTAGTCGATATTTCCGACAAAAGCCTGCCGGTCATCAAGCACAAAATCAACGTGATGACCAAGGGCGCGCAAATCACCAGCATGGAGTTCCTGAATGGCGACATTTCCGTGTTGATAGGCGATAGCGCCGGCGAACTGGGACAGTGGACCATCGTGCGTGACAAGCAAAATCATTACAGTGTGCAAAAATTGCGCAGTTTCAAGGTTTCGGATGCGCCGTTGATCACCATCAATCCGGAACAACGCCGCAAGGGCTTGCTGGTTGCTGACGCCAATGGCGCCATCGGCATTTACAATACGACGGCCGAACGCGAGTTGATCAAGGAAAAAGTCTCGAAAGGCAAACCGCTGGCCGTGACCCTGTCACCGCGCGCCAATGCCTTGTTGCTGCAAACGGAAGACGGCAACATCAACTACTGGAAAGTCGAAAACGAACACCCCGAAGTATCCTGGTCCTCCCTGTGGGGAAAAGTCTGGTACGAAAGCTATGCCGAGCCGGCCTACATTTGGCAATCCTCGGCCGCCAGCAACGATTTCGAACCGAAAATGAGCTTGACCCCTTTGGTATTCGGTACCTTGAAAGCTTCGTTTTATGCCATGTTGGTCGCGATTCCTCTGGCCCTGTTCGGGGCGATTTATACCGGCTATTTCATGGCGCCCGGCGTGCGCCAATATGTCAAGCCCGGCATCGAAATCATGGGCGCATTGCCTACCGTGATCCTGGGCTTTCTGGCGGGTTTGTGGCTGGCGCCGTTCGTGGAAATGCATTTAACCGGCATCTTCGCCTTGCTGATGATCGTGCCGTTGGGCGTGATGGTTTTTGCCTATTACTGGCAACATGCGCCCAAACAGATTCGCAACAAAATTCCGGAAGGCTGGGATGCGATCGTGCTGGTGCCGATTATCATCGTCTGTAGCTGGCTGGCATTCGAGCTCAGTCCGGTGATCGAAACCGTTTGTTTCGGCGGCGACCTGCGCATCTGGATGCGCAACGAATTCGGCATCGGCTACGATCAGCGCAATACCCTGGTGGTAGGCTTGGCCATGGGCTTTGCGGTGATTCCGATGGTCTTCTCGATTGCCGAAGACGCGATCTTCAGCGTGCCCAAACATCTGACCACCGGTTCCTTGGCGCTGGGCGCCACACCCTGGCAGACCCTGGCCAAAGTGGTGATACTGACCGCCAGTCCCGGCATTTTTTCGGCGGTGATGATAGGCCTAGGCCGCGCCGTCGGCGAAACCATGATCGTGCTGATGGCAACCGGCAACACCCCGGTGATGGATCTGAGTATTTTCCAAGGCTTGCGCACCTTATCCGCCAATATCGCCGTGGAAATGCCTGAGTCGGAAGTCAATAGCACCCACTATCGGGTACTGTTTTTAGCGGCGTTGGTGCTGTTCATGTTCACGTTTATCGTCAATTCGCTGGCTGAATTGATACGTCAGAATCTGAGACAAAAATACAGTTCGTTATGA
- a CDS encoding PstS family phosphate ABC transporter substrate-binding protein, translating into MKKTFQLKSLILGFGFASTAFMASGVAAAPASVDPALPDYAAASGVSGNISSVGSDTLANLMTLWAEEFGKLYPNVNIQIQAAGSSTAPPALTEGTSNLGPMSRKMKDNEIDDFEGKHGYKPTAIPVAIDALAVFVHKDNPVKGLSLPQVDAIMSSTRKCGHATDIVTWGEAGLTGGWASKPIQLYGRNSVSGTYGFFKDEALCKGDFKNNVNEQPGSASVVQAVTTSNNGIGYSGIGYSTSGVKAIPLSAKDGAPFVDPTPENATSGAYPLSRFLYVYVNKKPNEPLAPLEKEFIKMVLSKTGQQVVIKDGYIPLPAKAVEKALTLIQ; encoded by the coding sequence ATGAAAAAAACATTTCAGCTGAAGTCACTCATTCTGGGATTCGGCTTTGCGTCTACAGCGTTTATGGCAAGCGGCGTGGCTGCGGCACCGGCCTCCGTTGATCCCGCGCTTCCTGACTATGCCGCCGCCAGCGGTGTATCGGGCAATATATCCAGTGTCGGTTCCGATACCTTGGCCAACCTGATGACCTTGTGGGCGGAAGAGTTCGGCAAGCTGTATCCCAACGTCAATATTCAAATCCAAGCCGCCGGTTCTTCAACCGCGCCACCGGCTCTGACCGAAGGTACCTCCAACCTGGGACCGATGAGCCGTAAAATGAAAGACAACGAAATCGACGATTTCGAAGGCAAACACGGCTACAAGCCGACCGCGATTCCAGTAGCCATCGACGCTCTGGCCGTATTCGTGCATAAGGACAACCCGGTCAAAGGCTTGAGCCTGCCGCAAGTCGACGCCATCATGTCCTCCACCCGTAAATGCGGCCATGCCACCGACATCGTCACTTGGGGTGAAGCAGGCCTGACCGGCGGCTGGGCCAGCAAACCCATCCAATTGTACGGCCGCAACTCGGTCTCCGGCACCTATGGCTTCTTCAAGGATGAAGCGCTGTGCAAAGGCGATTTCAAGAACAACGTCAACGAACAACCCGGTTCGGCTTCCGTTGTGCAGGCGGTTACCACTTCAAATAATGGTATCGGCTATTCCGGCATCGGTTACTCGACTTCCGGCGTAAAAGCCATTCCACTTTCGGCTAAGGACGGCGCGCCTTTTGTTGACCCGACTCCGGAAAATGCCACCTCCGGCGCTTATCCGCTGTCTCGCTTTTTGTATGTTTACGTCAACAAAAAACCCAACGAGCCTTTAGCACCGCTGGAAAAAGAGTTCATCAAAATGGTGCTGTCAAAAACTGGCCAACAAGTCGTTATCAAGGACGGTTATATTCCCCTGCCCGCCAAAGCAGTCGAAAAAGCCTTGACTCTGATTCAATAA
- a CDS encoding dihydrofolate reductase codes for MKISLIVAMASNRVIGLNGQMPWHLSADLRRFKQITMGSPIMMGRKTFDAIGRPLPGRENLIISRNPDYQQPDCRVFTDIGTALQYAQYCNELFVIGGATLYEALLPFADYLYLTLINKAFVGDTYFPEIDDAAWREIGKEVITDDGSVDFSYSFLKLENLRKQSSRTAK; via the coding sequence ATGAAAATTTCACTGATCGTGGCCATGGCCAGCAATCGCGTGATCGGCTTAAACGGCCAAATGCCCTGGCATTTGTCGGCCGATTTACGGCGCTTCAAACAAATCACGATGGGCTCGCCCATCATGATGGGCCGAAAAACCTTCGACGCGATCGGCCGGCCCTTGCCTGGGCGGGAAAATCTGATCATCAGCCGCAATCCGGATTATCAACAGCCCGATTGCCGGGTGTTTACCGATATAGGCACTGCCCTACAGTATGCTCAATACTGCAACGAGTTGTTTGTGATCGGCGGCGCGACCTTATACGAGGCTTTATTGCCGTTCGCCGATTACCTGTATCTGACCTTGATCAACAAAGCTTTTGTCGGCGACACCTATTTTCCTGAAATCGATGATGCCGCCTGGCGAGAAATCGGCAAGGAAGTGATAACAGACGATGGAAGCGTCGATTTCAGCTACAGTTTTTTAAAACTGGAAAACCTGCGTAAACAATCCTCCCGGACCGCTAAGTGA
- a CDS encoding asparaginase domain-containing protein: protein MKNILLVFTGGTIGSQIENGIIDTRQSAGFRLIQLFQQNYPDQTQVCFKTLQPVQILSENLHPRTWRDVIAAIEAEDLSGFDGIIITHGTDTLAFSASAFGVYFNRLKIPMLLVSSELPLENPNANGLKNFICAVEYIKQKRDAGVFVPYQNPGQVMHIHVATRLGSCLPLSADFISVQSKPFAIFENGVFLENHPLPATKNNEFRLKNQFARILLIKPYPGLDYAHFNLDQVDAVLHDLYHSGTACASEQWGTGHSLIAFSRLCRENHIPLYLAPAIKSDAAYSSTHQLLTHGAQMIWNTSLETAYAKIALAHASFDDKQMISSFLLQDIAREQV, encoded by the coding sequence ATGAAAAACATATTGTTGGTTTTTACCGGCGGGACTATAGGCTCGCAAATCGAAAACGGCATTATCGATACCCGCCAATCGGCCGGCTTTAGGTTAATCCAGTTGTTTCAGCAAAATTATCCCGATCAGACGCAAGTTTGTTTCAAGACTCTGCAGCCGGTGCAAATTCTCAGCGAAAATTTGCACCCCAGGACTTGGCGGGATGTGATTGCCGCGATAGAAGCAGAGGATTTATCCGGCTTCGATGGCATTATCATTACTCACGGCACCGACACACTGGCCTTTAGCGCTTCTGCTTTCGGAGTATATTTCAACCGGCTCAAAATTCCGATGCTGCTGGTGTCCAGCGAATTGCCGCTGGAAAATCCAAATGCCAACGGCTTGAAAAATTTCATCTGCGCGGTGGAATATATTAAGCAAAAGCGTGACGCGGGCGTGTTTGTACCTTATCAAAATCCGGGACAAGTCATGCATATCCATGTCGCAACCCGTCTCGGCAGTTGCCTGCCTCTCAGTGCTGATTTCATCAGCGTGCAATCCAAGCCCTTTGCGATCTTTGAAAACGGCGTATTCCTGGAAAACCACCCTCTGCCCGCTACGAAAAATAACGAATTTAGGCTAAAAAACCAATTTGCCCGAATTCTGCTGATCAAGCCTTATCCCGGCCTGGACTACGCTCATTTTAATTTGGACCAGGTCGATGCGGTGCTGCACGACTTATACCATTCCGGTACAGCTTGTGCTTCGGAACAATGGGGAACGGGACACAGTCTGATTGCCTTCAGCCGGCTTTGCCGGGAAAACCATATTCCATTATATCTGGCGCCGGCGATCAAATCCGATGCGGCTTATAGCTCGACACATCAATTATTGACCCACGGCGCGCAAATGATCTGGAACACCTCGCTTGAAACCGCTTACGCCAAAATAGCCTTGGCCCATGCCAGCTTCGATGATAA